In Fusobacterium massiliense, the genomic stretch AACATTTTCATTCATATTCTCTTTTCCCTTCTTTAATATATTCATGGTTTAGGATTCGCTGGAATTATATGTGATGTCCCTTTTGAATCATAATGTATTGTAAATCTAGTTGTTACGCTTCTTTCACCTTTTAAGTTAACATATATTCCTGTATATTTACCCTGTGTATACACTATTTCTTTAACAATGAGCTTCATCTGTTAATAATACTTCTGGTATTACTCCTTGATAGCCATTTTCTCTCAGATATCTTTCTATTAAATTTTGTGCCAGCTTTTGTTTATCTTCTAAACTTAAGTTTTCTTCTTTTATCAAATTAAATTCTTTTTGATGTTCATCCTTAAATTTATCTAGTAAGACTCCTTTTATATTTATTATATTTTT encodes the following:
- a CDS encoding polymorphic toxin type 50 domain-containing protein: MYTQGKYTGIYVNLKGERSVTTRFTIHYDSKGTSHIIPANPKP